Part of the Ctenopharyngodon idella isolate HZGC_01 chromosome 24, HZGC01, whole genome shotgun sequence genome, CGGACAGACAGACGAGCAGAAGGTCACATCACCTTAATTAATATGTCTCACCTAAGCTGCGTGGCGGCCTCAAGCAGAGAGGATGCGATATCCTGCTGTGGGTCACTCTCACTGGGTGGGGTCGACACCCAACTCTTCATTATCTCCTCATCCTCATCAAAGAGCTTATCCACCAGCTCCCCAACCTTAACCAGCAAATCCACTGcaaagagaaagagataaaCTTTAGTGTCACAGTACTTCAGAGTTACTATAGTTTTGATAAACTAttatctaatatttaattaaactaGCATTAAAGGTTTTCAAACACATCAGatatctatattttaaaattcgGTATTGATTATGGTGTAAACTAATATTCAatgaattaaagaaaaaaaatattgaatattaaattacgtaaaaaaaaataaaataaaaatataaatatatatatctatatatatatctatatatatatatatatatataaactttaatgtaacattttttgtaagatattaaatgtattatatatatttagaatatcaatgaataacattacatttataataataaataataatttaaaatgtttatttgatatgtattgcaaaaaacaaactaaaaaagttaataatataataataataaatgtttatttaatgtttatttctaaaaaaaaagaaagaaaatgaaaataaataaatatggataagttaataattataataataaatatttttaaatgtttaatattttcaaacatcAAATATCTaatattcaattaaataaagaaaatatatatatattttaaatgttaacttattaaaaatatgaaactattaaacattaacttttatattattttgtatattaaatatgaacattttaaacatgacaaaaatgtattacttaGCTATATTAGtttattgtaagaaaaaaattcaaacaactatttctttaatttatataaatataaatttatcaGTAACTACAAGGGAACATTTAGTCCCAAACTagctagcaaaaaaaaaaaagttagtaaaaacattaataataaataataatgttaaatgtttacttAATGTTTGTtgcttaaaacaaaaataagaaaattaagATAGAAaaagttaatagttaataataataattttaaatgtctatGTTTATTGCTAAAAAACAcgcaagaaaataaaaaataaatatgaacaacttaataataataataaatatttttacatttatttaatgttattgctaaaaaaaaaacaaaaaaaaacaaaccaaacaaaccaaacaaacataaaaatcatattttttgagcaccaaatcagcatatttgaatgatttctgaaggattatgtgataGTCCAAtcaagtaatggctgctgaaaattcaagaattaattacatttttaaattacataaaaacaaacaaacaaaaaatatttaatgtttattgctaaaaaaaaaaaataagaaaatgaaaatgttaatattaatcataaatattttacatgtttattgctaaaacacacatgaaaatgaaagtaaatacATTAAGAGTTTCAGGCACTTTTTTGCCCTATTCATTAAAAGTACCATTAGCAACATCTTTAAACATCACTGACCATTGGTGGAGCTGCTCATGATGAAACACAGACTGCCACACACCGCGGGCTGCTGCCGTACCCTCTCTAGCCACAGAGGGGCGACATCAGGCTGAGACATGCATGTTAGCAGGAGTCTGAGAAAGCCACAGTATTGCAAGTCAGACACCGGCATTCAGAGAAAGTAAAATGTGGcataaaatgtgaaatgttattttgtaaCAGGGCTTTATCTGAACTGACCTGCAAGTTTCCAAGAGTGTAGGTGGGTCATTGTCACCGAGCAGCAGAAGTAACACAGCGCTGAGATATACAGAGAACACATCAGACATAGTTTAACAGAATTATTAgcactgtgtttacaaaacTAGTTCAATTAATATGAAGAGAATTATGCTCTGTGTGTGTACGTCTTACCCCAAGTCAGAGTTCTGGCTGAGAGAGACACATGTGTCATGGAAACAGGCCATATTACCCAGAATTCCAACACAGATTTCCTGTAACAAACACTCTTATATGAGTATGAAGTCATAAGCAAGCAGCAAGGAAAATCTGACATATAACTCTTCAGCATACAAGCATTTACAGTGGTAAAATGACTTACAGTGAGCCGTGGACTGCGTGACTTTGCGATCACACCAAGCAAGATGTCTGGAGCCTTGAACTCTTGAAGAAAAACAGCCACGTCCTGGAGAGAAAAATCATGTAATGTGTatatacactgtgttccaaattattatccAAGTGACATATCGGTAGGATTTTAGTACAATAAACAGCTGACGTAGTGAAAGaagtgcaggcttccgtgtttatgtccgaatgccgagtgagtacttaatgacagaaatttcgattttgggtgaactaaccctttaatacaattaatatgTTCGACAGAAACTtcccttaataagcctttatctgactggGTTcttctgtgctctaaatcactcaaaaatattttgaaatattagttttttttgcaagatattgcaccatttcatgcttttcatcttcagaaagatctttcttcctccccatattgcatgagaactgtgacttgcttaataatgtggatcAACCTCTTTAAGTAGGTTTTCCATTTCTAAAAAGATATGAGgaataaaacatacaaatttttctttgaaaaaataaaatctgaatatttattgtattaaaatcCTCCTgatataataatttggaacactgTGTATCAGAGATGTTCATGAGTCTTTTATctggagtccgagtcaagtctgaagtcttttgtcacgagtccgagtcgagtcaaaaaaaacaaaaacaaaaactaattctCATACTCAAATCCTATTTTTTATCCTAGTTAtattatatagacaaaataatatgatcttatctgttttgtttgaaattaagTTCCTATtgtgtaagggataatgtacatccagcttgTTACTTTATATTCCATTACAAGACTTgagttgattttaaaatattcacgagTCTTTTGTatcgagtcaagtctgaagtcatttcaggtcgagtccgagtcaagtctgaagtctattaaaatgcgGCTCGAGTCCGAGTCACTAACTCGAGTGCCCATTTCTGCCGTGTATACACATTACATTCCATCAAGGAGGGTGTTTTAGTTTACCTTATTCATAGCCATGTCCCATACTTTACACAAGTCCTCTTCCAGATCATCCATCAGTTCCATGGAAAAATCACTCGGGCCATTTCCTTGATCTGTCACCATCTATAAAGTAATAATGTGGTTCTATAAGCAATTAAATCATAGGGTGtactttatttacattttggcatagtttttgttaaataaataatgacacagtGTAACATGTCAGGTGGTGTTGTTTATCTTAGAttgtatttacctaattttaagatctgccaaggaccagatgattttttttatgtcatgcCCTGATATGTAAAACCATATAATTCAAAAGGGTCTAAATTAAGAAAGAAACGGAGGAGCtgatttcattcatgttttcattaaaaaatacattttattttttatgttttatttataaagggcacctattatgccccttttcacaatatataatataagtctctggtgtccccagaatgtgtctgtgaagtttcagctcaaaataccccacagatcatttattatagcttgtcaaaattgcccctatttgggtgtgagcaaaaacacgccatttttgtgtgtccctttaaatgcaaatgagctgctgctcccggccccctttccagaagagggtggagctttaaaggtgatgatacacagggcaactttttgagcaatgttgccaggCAATTTTGCCAAGCGATGTTGTtgtgggcactttcccattatGAATGGGCAACAAAAATTCTCTCAAGATATCCGGATAGAAATTTGTTgtccattctcaatgggaaagtgcccaagcaacatcttttggcaacattgctcaaaaagttgccctgtgtatcatcaccttaacagctcgcgcttcagttgctcaacaacaacaaagctggagaatctcacgcagccaaaatgaggattgtcagtaacggtgtttagccttacattgttcaaaccggagtcggacactgatggagagattcAGGACTTATAGAgtgcatctggacatttctgaatggttagtggataaatttatgtagttgctgtggagttgattcaactcatcgactagcatgtgccgtcatgttaatcttttgtgcaaatccagcgttgaattgaccctcatttgtgaagcagtccggcgtaaaatgacggcatggtaactttacaacaattcttcctcttctctaaagcagcccaacatggcctcaccctctTTGCTGCGTGTTCTacggggcagggtttatgtaaatattagagttagtgatgtcaccaacccaggaagaagcttgttgtagtccctaccagctgtttgttgtagtccttaaaaagcaatttctgtaaaagaaaatttctccttttgagatcaagtactctttcagaagatgtgtgaTAGCGCCCCCTAGCGTattacagtgaaaacatggaaagccGGATAATCTCTTCAGTGGCGGgaaagtagggctgcacgatttatcgcacgatatgaaaaataacattgaacttaaacgcgattcttagtgcgattatgaaatcgcaaaggctgcgattgttttttttatgcacagcttgtcaatgaagtatgactccaaatgctaatccctctgaaagcactgcgaggttgagtcgcttataatgtacatttgaaaaatcaACACGCGTTAAACATCTTGtcaaacatgagaagcatttattgaAAGGGAAAGCGTTTTCTCATAAAAGAAGCGATAActtgtcaatggcagggaaagagttaagaaaGTATAAGAAAAATCATCTGATGCAATAAACTGCTGCTTAATaaaaaagaagggaaaaaaaagcaattttatgtttatttttctacTGTATCAAATCCATACCGAACCGTTACTTCAATATCGAGGTACATACCGAACAGTCATGTTTGAGTACTATTATAAAAGGGGGTcaacttttataattttataaaatgatataaattttatttaaaaatatacaattttatttttaataaaacgcAAATTACATATCTAAAACAAAAAACGATATTATTCATCTTGCATGTTATTGGATTCCAATGATAAGTAAGTCTAGCATACTTCAATGAGGCGGGTCAGGGTGCTGAAGAGCcagtgtttgctgtacaccGTCTCCCCGATGGCGTCCGCCTCCTCACCGGCCTCAGTCTCATCTTCCTCGGGTGGAGGCGACGGGTTTCGGTCCATCTCCGGCGAACCTGAGGTGGAGGATCCACAACTGTCTCCATCCACCTCCTGAGAGCTTCTGTCATTGTGCTCTGATGAACAAATCAATATTTGACATAAATGCATGAACAAACATCGAAGGGATGAGATTAAACGCATGAATggataaatgcaaaaataaaaaacgataataaaatatgaatgcatGAACAAAACTCCAATGCACATGCatgcaggcaaaaaaaaaacttttaatgcttacttttaatgttttactCGCTCAAGATCGTGAAGTAAAATGCATGCATGATTAAATAACGCGTataattatgctgccttcacgtgctatcggaaatttgataattcccacttctgaagttacgagctcatcgcattcaagtttcaCAATGGGAGGGCGTCCATCTGCAATTattaggaaactcgtatttacgataatcccgagagcacgtgaaggcagcattattcCCCTCAAGACACGAGTCCACCACGCTTCAGCAAAATGTGATATACGAGTTTACAAAAACCAGCTGTGATGTAACATTACAGCTCGAaagttttttcaggattatttatatattaccgGTTGAACACAGTGGCAAATATTGATTTATCTAATTAATCATTCACTGCAAATATGAGCTTAGTAACCCACATGTCCTGACTTACCCATTAATATTGACTTTCCACAACCAACGCTAAAATTCTCACGAATATCATTgcgaaaaatgcattttaagctTTATGGTTAGTTGAATAAGCAAATAAAAGCGAATGCTTCCGCTCACAACTCCACAGAGCATGATGGGaaagaataaagaaataaaagtggGTAGAATGGCATTTGCACGAAACGTCTTTACATAAATGGCCGTAGCTTGTGTCACAGTTTAACAAGTAAATAGTATTTCTCATAAGTTTACTCTGCAACAAGTATTTTAAATTCAATGGCTATTAAAGTGTTTCAGTGTAATAATTCAGCTGTAAATTGTTGTCCAGAACGGAACAGAAGCAACACTTTGTCAGATGGTTAGGATAAGCAGGGGCTTGTTTTTGGTCGGATTTCAAATTGTATGTCAGTCACCAGTCCTCGGCATTGATATATTTAAACGACTAcactttttattgtaaaaatatctcttttgagattaaaaaaaaacgtgattTGAATGCGAGTCAATGAAGGTTTCTGAGCCTCCATGCGCCCCCTGGAGGAAGAATCCATGTTGTCTCTTAGAAAACGGAGGACTTTATTTACACAAGACAATGTTTTATCCATTAgtcttcatttcattttcaaaataagCTGCTAAATGGTTTATTAAtcatgttttgtatttattttgcagGTTCTAGCAGTGAATGTTATTTTTACTAATCCACATCACACATGTAGACAGAAGCTGTAAATTATTCACATTCtgtcataaatataaaaagtgcACTAAAAGCTTGATTTAAAGGTTCATTCAAGGAACACTACGTAACATTTAATTGTTCAAATTTTCAACAATCATCAAGTATATCATCAGTTGAATAAGTCATGTACCAACTGATTTTATTCTGTCCATTTTTGTTATGCTGGCCAaaagtctcttcacatcctgatagcaatcactaagttaagtggtctaaatctatttatatgtatatatattgtcTGTGGGAGGCGTAAGACCATAAAATGTTtctccaatcattgcattcggtccaAATACAAAGTTACGATGTCCTATCTGCTTGTCAATTTTCATACCTCCGCGCACCTAGCTCACGCAGACATCACATGTCATGAGTGTGTTTCATGCAACCTAAACAGCaaccaccttttacagttcctcctaaACCAAAataacaagcttatgctgcattcatgcCATAACTACTGTAATTTGGAAGAGATGGAAACCTGTGACGTTATACTCGGAACAGTTTGTGACTCGAATTTATGCGTttcaatggcaacactatcaatgccaaaatgaatctgcagcagtcaggtggtacaggttatgtgctttgagacgaGGTACTTTagtttaatgttacatttttccCAAATAAACCATAAGTTTATAACGGTTTGTTGCATACATTTAATTGGCTGCTGTGCCAgtctaatattatatattattaacattgttTGTGATAGTGGGTTCCCACCATCGCTGTTCACTGTCAGTGATGAGTGATGCGgaagtgtcttttttttctaatttgcTTTGGTCTTGTCATGATGTGTCGGCTTACATTACATTTTGTTAGTTTTGTGTGCCATATGTTTTGCAACCTGGTCAGTTGTCACCATATTCTGCTGAAGTGCACACTGATTGTGTGATGATGAATTATTTGTAATGAGGATTTgcattttatgacatttttgttttattttggtgaTAACTCTCACACTCACTGTGCTGTTTGCTTGTTTGCATTTCTTGATAAAGAAACGTATGCAGTACTTTCGAAGAGGACACAGTAAGCTAGGCTCTGGCACTCCACTAGTCCAGGTCCAAGAGGAGGTCATTTCCCTGGTGGAGTGGGTCATTAAGTACTGGGTTTCattttgtaacacagaaataaattagtattcattgtattgtattcaacagtgtttaaaTAAGGCATAGGTTCGGCTCTAGGAGGATTTAAAAAATAGATGGTTGGGCCAATTAACAGCCAGcgattttattacaaataataataataaaaaaaaaatgaataaacaatttCCACAATTTAATGAGTACACAATGGTCTGGTTCCCACTCAACACCacgaaaaaaagaaaaaaaattctgtaattcTCAAATGTCAATGTGTAAAGACCTTTTATGTTATTTTCTACcctggtagtgtgtgtgtactAAACTCTCAAGTTCAACGGATCCGTGTAGAATCACAATGACTCTTTTGAATCACAGATCAGTGTGACTCATGTGACAACATGAACATGAGCACACTTGACCACATAAAAGTGTATAAATATATGACGCATCTTATTGTACATCTTTTTCACTCGTATACTCACGGATGTTGCAATCATTCACCCGTAAACAAATTAATGTTGTACACAAGTTAACTAACAATTTGACCTCCTGAACATACAAATACATTCttaaacataatatataactctgattttttttttttttttttgaccttttcccccggtttcacagacaaggcttaagctagtcctggATTccagctgaccgcattacatatcgctgcgccactgagtgtgtatgttgctgctagcaaccactcttagcaacgtaaacatatgtttgttctctattgattttgttcattgaagcttactgcattttatactacggggctgttgaatgctcgaatctgattggttgatcaaTGTTCTAAGGCAGGGATTCCCAAAGTGTACGCGAGCTGCCACCAGGGGGTGCGCGAGAGGAAAAATGTAATGGCGGTCTGTTTTTTTAAGTGGgatttttccatacaataaaaaaacatgaacagtaaacatttcctttgtaatcgcttttattttaaataaaaaactataattgATTAGTTTTGGATAGAAACGTAGAAGAAGACAGCTACTGTCTTCTTCTACGCACTGCTCTTCTTTTATGCACTGCAGGCTAGGCTATATGCGTGCCAACTCGTTTCAttcattccatatatatattataaatatgcttaACTGGCTGAAATCAGGGAAACTGTCGAGTGGGACGTCTTATGATAAAGTTGTTAGTCACGAAGGAGGAGAGGGACCAAGAGAGAGTGAGGATTTGGAGGCAACAGAGACGGAGAGAatagagaaaagaaaatgagcggGAGTCAGAAGATGCGCCGGAGGAAACCGAAGAGGAGGGAAGGAGATGGCAAAAAAGAGGTGATGAGGGTGAAAATAATCGTGCTTTCTGTTACTGAGCCTGTGTCTGTCACTCGTCCTCTTAAAAGTGGAAGCTTGTGCGTagctttgttgcattatattgaaactttgttgatgttgttattGTCATGCGTTTTCTGGTTATTTGTTATAGTCTTTATATGGCGataaaacaaagctttgttgcgttttttttttgaagtgggGATTGGGGGTGCGCCAACCCGGTTGGGACATAGAAGGGGGTGCGcaggaaaaaaagtttgggaaccgctGTTCTAAGgtatgcaattattttcagggaaacgcacgcCTATTAGGCGTCgcctaaagtagttctaggcaggtctCGACCGCATtacacttcgccaaatgatttcggttatttcaaaaggtacttacagcctacaaccgcaaaagaaacGAAACTCACAACGACACctaccaagcaaataaatatagtaaactatatgatgaaaacgacaaattagtgtcatggtttttgccacaaaatacgttttattgtgtcctgaaagcgcactctctctctcgctttcaAACGTACACACGTACTGTATAACGTtagtacggacacacactcgcacaagaaacgttttgtcagcgctgctctggcgaattaatcagtaaaatgacttaccagcgaggtaataactgtgattcttgaggtagataaacttatagtttcgTTCCGCTATTAGTAGACTGCTGCCATTAGAGAGGCACAGACACTCAGGTAGACTAATTCACATATGCTcattatctctctctttctctctctctcgttctctgtctctctctcaagtgcattaataactgtatcaacggtattattctgctatcaaggctcaagactccgttactagttctgaaattaCGTTTTCGAATTAGcaatgagatgcgtaagaaattagtcacacacacacgagtgttttaaggacaaaaacctgacaaatgtcttgaaatacaccatcgaaacagtgtcttgaggtatGGTAACCATAGTATAAGCTGAATAATTGACTGCATTTTTAGACagtaatgcacacccgaggtgtaaCGGCCACGATGcgcctcgggtgtgcattattttttaagaattcaatggcccgtcgtcaattattccttacatgtAGAgaagtattgtgagagagatatcgagtgaccgagtgtattacctgcattcaaatttagtattttccttcaggtcagtcctatgttcataataaaaaatccatttGAACGTCCGCTGCGGTCTTGTCCTTGTTTTCCCATGctctgctgacactgacagcgctagtcaaagcatttgtgtcttgttccgtattcacaacaagtttcaatataaaaaagtatttgcGACTGCAGTGACTCTGACTGAGTGACaaactcataaagacaatcttttgccatctaatggcgtaataaatgtaacttctgttgctgttcacggtcagaaactattttttccagcggaagaataatgattttacttaatgaaagttgcattaatacatattttttgcctttaatatttgtattgtgtggtaaccgttttataaaagcaataacaGTATAACAACGCCCCTTatctgttataaattcactgtaaaccacggcttcttggggcttattgctttatttgagctgttttaactgaaagcaacttgtactgacatatcttaaaatacgtCACtgtgtctcaagatgcacaccagtaatgttttttctagtgtacgttCATAAAAGACACTtgaatatcctaattgaactaaggcctaatcctggcttaggctaagccctgtctgtgaaaccgggccatagaGAAAGATGAATGTCAATTAGTTCAAAGTAATGCAAAAATTAGCGAAACTCACCAGAGTTCTCGTAAAAGAGAAACCTGTAATCAAAAGCATTGACCGGTTCAGTGACAGGATGAATTGACAACCTGAACAATTAATAAGAGtcttaataaaagaaaatacacaTGAAGTGAAGAAAACGCAAAGTTAACTTGTAGTACTGCAACAATAAGTTTACTATaggactaaaaaaaaagaaaaatatcaatGTACAACTCAAAGgggttacttttttttttaatggctgcTGCATGATTTCTTCATTCATActttaaaataaccaaaataatttttctaAGAGAACCAGCTAAGAGCAGCAGCTAATATCGTCTTTGTTCAGAATGGCACACTTGCTTTCAGCTTAGTTACAGCATACTtcacattttacttttatacttttaaaaaattacaagacatattttctttttgttttatgtataaAACAGATTAGTTTTTCCTCCAGTGGAGTTGTGACACTAAATGGAAACAGACCATTCAAGCTTCCAGCTACCACAGGTGGGTTGTCCAAAATGGGGGATTGCTTTATTATAAGCATGTTcaacataaattaaacataattgtttttttctcagaaaatgCTAAGCTTTTCCTTTCTTTTACAATGTAGATATCCTGCATTAACAAAAGGCACTGATGCCTAGATGTTCTGTTTTGTATCCAAACCACCCATTTCGTTGTCGCAGGTCCTGTGAGAATCTTCCAGCCCTCCTCCTCCTACATTATTGCT contains:
- the saal1 gene encoding protein saal1 isoform X1, coding for MEHNDRSSQEVDGDSCGSSTSGSPEMDRNPSPPPEEDETEAGEEADAIGETVYSKHWLFSTLTRLIEMVTDQGNGPSDFSMELMDDLEEDLCKVWDMAMNKDVAVFLQEFKAPDILLGVIAKSRSPRLTEICVGILGNMACFHDTCVSLSQNSDLGAVLLLLLGDNDPPTLLETCRLLLTCMSQPDVAPLWLERVRQQPAVCGSLCFIMSSSTNVDLLVKVGELVDKLFDEDEEIMKSWVSTPPSESDPQQDIASSLLEAATQLRSESPEALEVYLHSLQLLTTVEEGMQALVSDGACGRAVWTFVSKIVCEDFCQADDPPLILQEQKALLAPALALLSALHSSLRMDISAELIGSLIRILQFNAEYCQSRTAGSSESGESQKEEEKQVEDVQLKALVETTAEFLSVIIMELTKDLLSSVVKEGHLTEGSCVSAVGTLVPQHRAAVQHLVGLLSEVEPKLADIIKKDFPISSSVSS
- the saal1 gene encoding protein saal1 isoform X2; translated protein: MDRNPSPPPEEDETEAGEEADAIGETVYSKHWLFSTLTRLIEMVTDQGNGPSDFSMELMDDLEEDLCKVWDMAMNKDVAVFLQEFKAPDILLGVIAKSRSPRLTEICVGILGNMACFHDTCVSLSQNSDLGAVLLLLLGDNDPPTLLETCRLLLTCMSQPDVAPLWLERVRQQPAVCGSLCFIMSSSTNVDLLVKVGELVDKLFDEDEEIMKSWVSTPPSESDPQQDIASSLLEAATQLRSESPEALEVYLHSLQLLTTVEEGMQALVSDGACGRAVWTFVSKIVCEDFCQADDPPLILQEQKALLAPALALLSALHSSLRMDISAELIGSLIRILQFNAEYCQSRTAGSSESGESQKEEEKQVEDVQLKALVETTAEFLSVIIMELTKDLLSSVVKEGHLTEGSCVSAVGTLVPQHRAAVQHLVGLLSEVEPKLADIIKKDFPISSSVSS